A part of Candidatus Moraniibacteriota bacterium genomic DNA contains:
- the miaA gene encoding tRNA (adenosine(37)-N6)-dimethylallyltransferase MiaA — MSNSSKIIVILGPTSSGKSSLAIEIAKKWNGEIISADSRQVYRGMDIGTGKVTQEEQAQVRHWLLDIADPNDDYNVSHFIRDAHMAFKDIVGRNKLPILCGGTGFWIQALIENHKLPNISPDPALREALAMKTREELFEMLEQLNPERAETIDRNNPRRLVRAIEIAQNQDKESSIRNTVPKIPPSPFPIPHSLLIALCPPKDILDARIQTRLEARFNQGMIAEVEQLHSRGVSWERLDAFGLEYRWISRFLRKILSLNEMKERLFFDSIHYAKRQITWIRRWQRQGASLHSVETPEEAFQETNEFMKKTTFDNTR, encoded by the coding sequence ATGTCTAACTCTTCAAAAATCATCGTCATTCTCGGACCTACCTCATCGGGCAAGTCTTCACTTGCGATTGAGATAGCGAAGAAATGGAATGGCGAAATCATCTCTGCCGATAGTCGGCAGGTGTATCGCGGGATGGATATCGGGACAGGCAAGGTGACACAAGAAGAACAAGCGCAAGTGCGACACTGGCTTCTTGATATCGCCGATCCAAATGACGACTACAATGTCTCGCACTTCATCCGCGATGCGCACATGGCATTCAAAGACATCGTTGGTCGAAACAAACTCCCGATACTCTGTGGTGGCACGGGATTTTGGATTCAAGCACTCATCGAAAACCACAAGCTTCCCAACATTTCACCCGACCCTGCACTCCGCGAAGCGCTCGCCATGAAAACAAGAGAAGAGCTCTTCGAAATGCTCGAGCAGCTCAATCCGGAACGTGCAGAAACAATAGATCGAAACAATCCGCGACGACTCGTTCGCGCCATAGAAATCGCACAAAACCAAGATAAGGAATCAAGTATAAGAAATACCGTACCAAAAATTCCGCCTTCGCCATTCCCTATTCCACATTCTCTCCTTATTGCCCTCTGCCCACCGAAAGACATTCTTGATGCGCGCATACAGACCCGCCTCGAAGCGCGGTTCAACCAAGGGATGATTGCCGAGGTCGAGCAACTCCACAGTAGAGGCGTCTCATGGGAGCGTCTCGATGCCTTCGGACTCGAGTACCGCTGGATCTCGCGATTCCTCCGCAAGATACTCTCTCTCAACGAGATGAAAGAGCGACTGTTCTTCGACAGCATTCACTACGCCAAACGCCAAATAACCTGGATTCGCAGATGGCAACGCCAAGGCGCCTCACTCCACAGTGTCGAAACACCAGAAGAGGCATTTCAAGAAACAAACGAGTTTATGAAAAAAACGACATTTGACAATACAAGATGA